One part of the Chryseobacterium sp. 7 genome encodes these proteins:
- the map gene encoding type I methionyl aminopeptidase produces the protein MIQLKTIDELRLMKESARLVSKTLGMLAKEIKPGITTLYLDKLAHDFIKDHGAEPAFLGYGGFPNSLCISPNEQVVHGFPNNDIVKEGDVLSVDCGVILNGFVGDHAYTFEIGEVKPEVKKLLQVTKESLYKGIEQVVRGKRIGDISHAIQTHCEKEGYGVVRELVGHGLGRKMHEDPQVPNYGRQGSGKVIKDGLAIAIEPMVNMGTEKVKFHNDGWTVTTLDNMPSAHFEHDVAMINGKPVLLSTFDYVYEALGIVSDEEKQFQLDF, from the coding sequence ATGATTCAATTAAAAACGATAGACGAATTACGTCTGATGAAGGAGAGTGCCCGACTTGTTTCTAAAACATTGGGAATGTTGGCAAAAGAAATCAAACCGGGGATTACTACCTTATATTTAGATAAACTGGCTCATGATTTTATCAAAGATCATGGTGCTGAACCTGCATTCTTAGGATACGGAGGGTTTCCAAATTCTCTTTGTATCTCTCCGAATGAGCAGGTAGTTCATGGTTTTCCTAACAATGACATAGTGAAAGAAGGAGATGTTCTTTCTGTTGACTGTGGAGTTATCCTGAACGGTTTTGTAGGAGACCATGCCTACACTTTTGAAATTGGAGAAGTGAAACCTGAGGTTAAAAAATTACTGCAGGTTACCAAAGAATCTTTATACAAAGGAATTGAACAGGTTGTAAGAGGAAAGAGAATAGGAGATATCTCCCATGCTATCCAGACACATTGTGAAAAAGAAGGATATGGAGTGGTAAGAGAACTGGTAGGACACGGATTGGGTAGAAAAATGCACGAAGATCCACAGGTTCCTAACTATGGAAGACAGGGAAGCGGAAAAGTAATCAAAGACGGTTTAGCAATCGCTATCGAACCTATGGTTAACATGGGAACTGAAAAAGTGAAGTTCCATAATGACGGCTGGACAGTAACTACTTTAGACAATATGCCATCTGCTCACTTCGAACATGATGTAGCAATGATCAATGGTAAACCGGTATTGCTTTCAACATTTGATTATGTATATGAAGCGTTAGGGATTGTAAGTGATGAAGAAAAGCAGTTCCAACTGGATTTTTAA
- a CDS encoding T9SS type A sorting domain-containing protein, giving the protein MKKLLFLLAGSLMTAQQTSELLSNSWYISKMVTSSGQTTNTPLIDNGVPATTFNSAGGTSYVINSRYYNTSMMSFGVMPGGNNLIKTASSCTLLFYNGGNATPVRAYDQKNCDAYVLGAYGSIYSYQITTNGNVKTLVITDPSGNKIYYNNTSQLSTKETEATKKTFKTYPNPVKEVLNIENIEKNLLLKIFDLSGKLVLETKTNDSKISIDTSNLPKGQYIVSVENYKSYPFIKE; this is encoded by the coding sequence ATGAAAAAATTACTATTTCTTTTAGCAGGTAGTTTAATGACTGCCCAGCAAACTTCGGAATTACTTTCCAACAGCTGGTATATTTCCAAAATGGTAACAAGCAGCGGGCAGACAACGAATACTCCTTTAATTGACAACGGAGTTCCTGCAACTACTTTCAATTCAGCGGGGGGAACAAGCTATGTGATTAATTCCAGATATTATAATACCTCTATGATGAGCTTTGGAGTCATGCCCGGAGGTAATAACCTTATTAAAACAGCAAGTTCGTGCACGCTTTTATTCTATAATGGAGGAAATGCCACCCCTGTTCGTGCCTACGATCAAAAAAACTGTGATGCATATGTTTTAGGAGCTTATGGGTCTATATACAGTTACCAGATTACAACCAATGGTAATGTAAAAACACTGGTGATCACAGATCCTTCAGGAAACAAAATATACTACAACAACACTTCACAGCTGAGTACCAAAGAAACTGAAGCGACAAAGAAAACTTTCAAAACGTATCCTAATCCTGTAAAAGAAGTCTTAAATATTGAAAATATTGAGAAAAACCTTCTCCTTAAAATTTTTGATCTGTCTGGAAAACTGGTACTGGAAACTAAAACCAATGATAGCAAAATATCAATTGACACAAGCAATCTGCCGAAAGGACAATATATTGTATCAGTAGAAAATTATAAATCCTATCCTTTTATTAAAGAATAA
- a CDS encoding Crp/Fnr family transcriptional regulator, protein MNIDQILDKVYLLPEASKNSLKEHITEVSYPKGFCLMEADKVIPYLYFIRKGIARAYSSTADNDITFWFGSEGQCILSMKSYVEDKPGYESIELLEDCDLYRMETESLRKLFNEDIHIANWGRKLAEAEMIKSEELIISRQFKTSLERYKDIITYQPDLLKRVQLGYIASYLGITQVSLSRIRAEIK, encoded by the coding sequence ACAGTTTAAAAGAGCATATCACAGAGGTTTCGTATCCTAAAGGCTTTTGTCTGATGGAAGCCGATAAAGTAATTCCTTATCTGTATTTTATCCGAAAAGGAATTGCAAGAGCCTATTCTTCAACGGCTGATAATGATATTACTTTCTGGTTCGGAAGTGAGGGACAATGCATTCTCTCAATGAAAAGCTATGTAGAGGACAAACCGGGATATGAAAGCATTGAATTGCTGGAAGACTGCGATCTGTATAGAATGGAAACAGAAAGTCTCAGAAAACTTTTCAACGAAGACATTCATATTGCTAACTGGGGAAGAAAACTGGCAGAAGCAGAGATGATAAAATCTGAGGAATTAATTATTTCCCGACAGTTCAAGACTTCACTGGAACGTTATAAAGATATCATCACCTATCAACCGGACTTGCTGAAAAGGGTTCAGCTGGGTTATATTGCGTCTTATCTTGGGATTACGCAGGTGAGTTTAAGTAGAATTCGGGCGGAGATAAAATGA
- a CDS encoding DMT family transporter, which yields MNWLILVIAGLFEVAFASCLGKAKETSGTEMYLWYTGFLITMTISMLLLIKATQTLPIGTAYAVWTGIGAVGTALMGIIFFKDPVSFWRVFFIVTLIGSVVGLKAVSSSH from the coding sequence ATGAATTGGTTAATATTAGTTATCGCGGGATTATTTGAAGTTGCCTTCGCATCATGTCTGGGAAAGGCAAAAGAAACATCAGGAACTGAGATGTACCTGTGGTATACCGGCTTTTTGATAACAATGACAATCAGTATGCTTTTGCTGATCAAAGCTACTCAAACGCTGCCTATCGGTACTGCTTATGCAGTTTGGACAGGAATTGGGGCTGTAGGAACGGCTTTAATGGGAATTATTTTCTTTAAAGATCCTGTAAGCTTTTGGAGAGTATTTTTTATTGTAACACTTATTGGTTCTGTGGTAGGCTTAAAAGCTGTTTCTTCTTCACATTAG
- a CDS encoding BT0820 family HAD-type phosphatase, with protein sequence MLNNKKIAVDFDGTIVDDAYPAIGKPKTFAFETLKRLQAEGFRLILWTYRHGRALDEAVEFCQKNGIEFYAVNSSFEGEVFDSETQSRKLDADWFIDDRNLGGFPGWGEIYNIIQERIEFRVEGKEVLAYSKLKKEKKKGLFW encoded by the coding sequence ATGTTAAATAATAAAAAGATTGCTGTTGACTTTGACGGAACTATTGTGGATGACGCTTACCCGGCAATTGGTAAACCGAAAACTTTTGCTTTCGAAACATTGAAAAGACTTCAGGCTGAAGGTTTCAGACTTATTCTTTGGACATACAGACACGGAAGAGCTTTAGATGAAGCAGTAGAATTCTGCCAGAAAAACGGGATAGAATTTTATGCCGTGAACTCAAGTTTTGAAGGAGAAGTTTTTGATTCTGAAACTCAATCCAGAAAATTAGATGCAGATTGGTTTATTGATGACAGAAATTTAGGAGGATTCCCGGGATGGGGTGAGATCTACAACATTATTCAGGAAAGAATAGAATTCCGTGTAGAAGGAAAAGAAGTTCTTGCCTATTCAAAACTTAAAAAAGAAAAGAAAAAAGGACTTTTCTGGTAA
- a CDS encoding acyl-ACP desaturase → MYQKLVRKEVMGLLEKEVGSFLDKFLTPIEKIWQPSDYLPDPSSDEFKHDLEEIQTFAREMPYDLFVTLIGDCITEEALPSYESWLMGVDGINQEEKVGWANWVRAWTAEENRHGDLLNKYLYLCGRVNMREVEITTQYLINDGFDLGTSMDPYRNFIYTSFQETATNISHRRVGTLAKQSGNGKLAKMCGVIAADEARHAKAYKHFVAKILEVDASEMILAFEDMMRKKIVMPAHLMRQSGQKAGELWGHFSDAAQRCMVYTGHDYINIMKDLLDEWKIEHVKGLTEKAEKAQEYLMKLPARLQKITDRVATPDLQFQFSWVKS, encoded by the coding sequence ATGTATCAAAAGCTTGTAAGGAAAGAAGTAATGGGATTATTGGAAAAGGAAGTAGGTTCTTTTCTTGATAAATTTTTAACGCCAATTGAAAAAATCTGGCAGCCTTCCGATTATTTACCAGATCCTTCAAGTGATGAATTCAAACATGACTTAGAAGAAATTCAGACTTTTGCCCGTGAAATGCCTTACGATCTTTTTGTAACCCTTATTGGGGACTGTATCACGGAAGAGGCACTTCCTTCTTATGAATCTTGGTTAATGGGAGTTGACGGAATCAATCAGGAAGAAAAAGTAGGCTGGGCGAATTGGGTAAGAGCATGGACTGCTGAAGAAAACAGACACGGAGATTTATTAAACAAATATCTTTATCTGTGTGGAAGAGTAAACATGAGAGAAGTGGAAATCACCACTCAATATCTTATCAATGACGGTTTCGATTTGGGGACGAGTATGGATCCGTACAGAAACTTCATTTATACAAGCTTTCAGGAAACAGCTACCAATATCTCCCACAGAAGAGTAGGTACATTGGCTAAACAGTCCGGAAACGGGAAATTAGCAAAAATGTGTGGGGTAATTGCTGCAGACGAAGCAAGACACGCCAAAGCATACAAACATTTCGTAGCGAAAATTCTTGAAGTAGATGCTTCAGAAATGATTCTGGCATTTGAGGATATGATGCGTAAGAAAATTGTAATGCCTGCCCACTTAATGAGACAGTCCGGACAAAAAGCAGGAGAGCTTTGGGGACATTTCTCAGATGCTGCACAAAGATGTATGGTATACACAGGTCATGACTATATCAATATTATGAAAGACCTTTTAGATGAATGGAAAATTGAGCACGTAAAAGGACTTACAGAAAAAGCAGAAAAAGCTCAGGAATACCTGATGAAGCTTCCTGCAAGGCTTCAGAAGATCACAGATAGAGTGGCTACTCCGGATCTTCAGTTCCAGTTCAGCTGGGTAAAAAGTTAA
- a CDS encoding class I SAM-dependent methyltransferase, translating into MKTVTKLLLNKIPRPMLIKISIWARPLIYQFFKGDQFFDPIDGRSYRKFLPYGYGKQRENALSPGTLSLERHRQMWLYLQNETDFFIKNYKVLHIAPEQEFLRKFKRMSNLNYISADLYSPIVDVKADILALPFENDSFDIIFCNHVLEHIEDDAKAMSELYRVMKPGGWGILQVPMKNSLEKTYEDFTIKDPKERQKHFGQYDHVRWYGMDYFDRLRKAGFEIEPNFYSQKFSEEEIKKYGLRQNEILPVVYKK; encoded by the coding sequence ATGAAAACGGTAACAAAGCTTTTACTGAATAAAATTCCACGTCCAATGCTTATTAAAATAAGCATCTGGGCAAGACCGCTTATTTATCAGTTTTTCAAAGGAGATCAGTTCTTTGACCCTATTGATGGAAGATCTTACAGGAAATTCCTTCCTTACGGATACGGAAAACAAAGAGAAAATGCGCTGTCTCCGGGAACATTAAGTCTGGAGAGACACCGCCAGATGTGGCTGTACCTTCAGAACGAAACTGATTTCTTTATTAAAAATTATAAAGTTCTGCATATTGCTCCCGAACAGGAATTTCTAAGAAAATTCAAGAGAATGAGCAATCTGAATTATATTTCAGCAGACCTCTATTCTCCCATTGTGGATGTGAAAGCAGATATCCTGGCTTTACCTTTCGAAAATGATAGTTTTGATATTATCTTTTGCAACCATGTTCTGGAACATATTGAAGACGATGCGAAAGCAATGAGCGAATTGTACAGGGTAATGAAGCCAGGCGGATGGGGAATCCTTCAGGTTCCGATGAAAAATTCACTGGAGAAAACCTATGAAGATTTTACCATTAAAGATCCAAAAGAACGCCAGAAACACTTCGGACAGTATGATCATGTTCGCTGGTACGGAATGGATTATTTCGACCGCTTAAGAAAAGCAGGCTTCGAAATAGAACCCAACTTCTATTCCCAGAAATTCTCCGAAGAAGAAATAAAAAAATACGGATTAAGACAGAATGAGATCTTACCTGTAGTTTATAAAAAATAA